A DNA window from Leptolyngbya sp. KIOST-1 contains the following coding sequences:
- a CDS encoding glycosyltransferase family 4 protein, with the protein MNSTKQLRILYSTGPVDATSVYMHWVLGQDDPAHFAITYAQHFYELASRLKAKTWLISARDKKGLVKDEDFRIEFRSLKHHYRNSIAYFAGQFWSGLRLIFSTLLFKADILIVTQDRTFFFLLGILPLLGVKIVPTIHCTLWPKYKQPTTVQRIIQKLNGWFFRYGCEEICVVSDDIRDQIIKITDGKSRPIRTFVPTYREDFLKDIKVQKYRSEAEAFSILYAGRVEASKGVYLLLEVAKKFIAIKPNCIFNVCGTGGEVENLKAAALKAGIAKQFVVHGHCKREQLRKMYETSHVVVVPTTKDFVEGFNKVVAEGVIVGRPIVTSGVCPALSMVKSAAVEVPPDDVEEYLKAILKLATDKDFYELKQRNAMALRKQFFSYSRSWQAQVESVVQKICRKTPDINTYKREVVHRTPVVAESEPVLPRK; encoded by the coding sequence ATGAATTCTACAAAACAGTTGAGAATACTATATTCCACAGGTCCGGTAGATGCTACAAGCGTTTACATGCACTGGGTTCTCGGGCAGGACGATCCGGCTCATTTTGCAATTACCTATGCACAGCACTTCTATGAACTTGCCAGTAGGTTGAAAGCAAAAACCTGGCTAATTTCGGCAAGGGACAAAAAAGGTCTCGTAAAAGATGAAGACTTTAGAATTGAGTTTAGATCTCTGAAGCACCATTATAGAAATAGCATCGCGTACTTTGCCGGGCAGTTTTGGTCGGGTCTAAGGCTAATTTTTTCAACTCTTCTGTTCAAAGCCGACATCTTGATCGTTACCCAGGACAGAACGTTCTTTTTCCTCCTGGGCATTCTCCCTCTGCTTGGCGTCAAGATTGTTCCCACCATTCACTGCACTCTTTGGCCCAAGTACAAACAACCAACTACCGTTCAGCGAATTATTCAGAAACTTAATGGCTGGTTTTTTCGGTACGGTTGCGAAGAAATTTGTGTGGTTTCTGACGATATCAGAGATCAGATTATTAAGATAACCGACGGCAAAAGTCGTCCCATCCGAACGTTCGTTCCTACCTATAGGGAAGACTTTCTCAAAGATATAAAAGTCCAAAAGTATCGTAGCGAAGCTGAAGCGTTTAGTATTTTGTATGCCGGCAGGGTGGAAGCGAGTAAGGGTGTTTATCTGCTTCTTGAAGTCGCGAAAAAGTTTATAGCTATCAAACCTAACTGTATTTTTAACGTTTGCGGTACGGGTGGTGAAGTTGAAAATCTCAAGGCGGCCGCACTGAAAGCTGGTATCGCAAAGCAGTTTGTCGTGCATGGTCACTGCAAGCGAGAGCAGCTCCGCAAAATGTACGAAACATCTCACGTTGTAGTGGTGCCCACCACAAAAGACTTTGTTGAAGGATTCAACAAGGTTGTGGCTGAGGGCGTAATCGTAGGCAGGCCAATTGTCACTTCTGGTGTTTGTCCAGCGCTCTCTATGGTTAAAAGTGCTGCAGTGGAAGTTCCTCCCGACGATGTAGAAGAATACTTAAAGGCTATTTTGAAGCTGGCGACAGATAAAGACTTTTATGAGCTAAAGCAAAGAAATGCTATGGCTCTCAGAAAGCAGTTTTTCTCGTATTCCAGGAGTTGGCAAGCCCAGGTAGAAAGTGTTGTCCAAAAGATTTGTAGAAAAACTCCGGACATTAACACCTACAAACGGGAAGTTGTTCATCGCACTCCGGTGGTCGCTGAGTCCGAACCGGTTTTGCCCCGCAAGTGA
- a CDS encoding leucyl aminopeptidase family protein — MSTPNPTPVPIYLVNQTDLAKDHADSQPWAQATGFKADPNAVCLVPGTDGSIAKVLVGKPDPVDTWALGHLPKALPPHTYTLADEWPADLATRLWLGWSLGRYSFAQYKRQATPPLADLVPPAGADAAYVHTTVAAITLVRDLITTPAGDMGPEQLAAAAQTLCDRHNANLSITVGDDLLTQNYPLIHAVGRAYTQAPRLLDITWGDPGAPKVTLVGKGVCFDTGGLDIKPATGMKLMKKDMGGAANALGLAEMIMGLQLPVRLRVLIPAVENSIAGNALHPLDVVPSRRGLTVEVGNTDAEGRLVLADALWEAVCEEPGPQLVIDFATLTGAARVALGTELPACFSNQPELAQALLTCGLAVDDPLWQLPLHQPYRNMLDSSVADLSNISNSSFGGAITAALFLQEFVRPEVPWVHLDLMAWNVRTLPGRPEGGEAMGIRAVFELIRQQVVRGTAQP, encoded by the coding sequence TTGTCAACGCCGAACCCCACACCAGTTCCCATTTACCTGGTAAACCAGACTGACCTCGCCAAAGACCACGCCGATAGCCAACCCTGGGCCCAGGCCACCGGGTTCAAGGCCGACCCCAACGCCGTTTGCCTGGTACCGGGTACCGATGGGAGCATCGCCAAAGTGCTGGTCGGCAAGCCCGACCCCGTCGACACCTGGGCCCTGGGCCATTTGCCCAAGGCGCTGCCGCCCCACACTTACACCCTAGCGGACGAGTGGCCCGCCGACCTGGCCACCAGGCTCTGGCTGGGCTGGAGCCTGGGTCGCTATAGCTTTGCTCAGTACAAGCGTCAGGCCACCCCGCCCCTGGCCGACCTGGTGCCTCCAGCGGGGGCGGATGCAGCCTACGTGCACACCACCGTTGCTGCGATTACCCTGGTTCGGGATCTGATCACCACCCCAGCTGGCGACATGGGGCCAGAACAGCTGGCGGCGGCGGCTCAAACCCTCTGCGATCGCCACAACGCCAACCTCAGCATCACGGTCGGCGACGATCTGCTGACCCAAAACTACCCCCTGATCCACGCCGTTGGCCGTGCCTACACCCAGGCCCCCCGCCTGCTCGACATCACCTGGGGTGATCCCGGCGCGCCAAAGGTAACGCTGGTGGGCAAAGGCGTCTGCTTCGACACGGGCGGGCTTGATATCAAGCCCGCTACGGGTATGAAGCTGATGAAAAAAGACATGGGCGGTGCCGCCAACGCGCTGGGCCTGGCCGAAATGATCATGGGCCTGCAGCTGCCCGTGCGACTCCGGGTGCTGATCCCCGCTGTAGAAAACAGCATTGCCGGCAATGCGCTTCACCCCCTGGATGTGGTGCCCTCGCGCCGGGGGCTCACCGTCGAGGTGGGCAACACCGACGCCGAAGGCCGCCTGGTGCTAGCCGATGCCCTCTGGGAAGCCGTTTGCGAAGAACCCGGCCCCCAGCTCGTGATCGACTTTGCCACCCTCACCGGGGCTGCCCGCGTTGCTCTGGGCACCGAGCTACCGGCCTGCTTTAGCAACCAGCCCGAACTGGCCCAGGCTCTACTGACCTGTGGGTTGGCCGTAGACGACCCCCTGTGGCAGCTGCCCCTGCACCAGCCCTACCGAAACATGCTCGATAGCTCTGTCGCCGACCTCTCGAATATCTCTAACAGTTCCTTTGGGGGGGCCATTACCGCTGCCTTGTTCTTGCAGGAGTTTGTTCGCCCGGAGGTGCCCTGGGTGCACCTCGACCTGATGGCCTGGAACGTCCGCACCCTACCCGGTCGCCCGGAGGGCGGTGAGGCAATGGGGATCCGGGCCGTGTTTGAGCTCATTCGGCAGCAGGTAGTCAGGGGTACGGCTCAACCCTAA
- a CDS encoding SOS response-associated peptidase yields MCGRFSLIQTGEDLAAAFHLKTVPPLAPRYNIAPTQPVATLLATPEQPEPQVTILQWGLVPSWAKDPAIGSRLINARAETVAEKPSFRAAFKRRRCLVLADGFYEWQQPQGQSTAKGKRQPKRPHYIFLTDHRPFAFAGLWEHWSDPIGGGELQTCTILTTEPNSLMEPIHNRMPVILYPEDYAAWVDPDYSQPHNLQAMLRPHDADTMARHPVSTVVNSPQHDSPACIEPLSAPASSAFQGELSV; encoded by the coding sequence ATGTGTGGACGGTTTAGCCTGATTCAAACGGGGGAAGACCTGGCGGCGGCCTTTCACCTCAAGACTGTTCCCCCCCTTGCGCCCCGCTACAATATAGCCCCAACCCAGCCCGTAGCCACCCTGCTGGCCACCCCAGAGCAGCCAGAGCCCCAGGTGACTATTTTGCAGTGGGGCCTGGTTCCGAGCTGGGCTAAAGATCCGGCGATCGGCAGTCGGCTGATCAATGCTCGGGCCGAAACCGTGGCAGAAAAGCCCTCCTTTCGGGCGGCGTTTAAGCGGCGGCGGTGCCTGGTGCTGGCCGATGGCTTTTATGAGTGGCAGCAGCCCCAGGGACAAAGTACCGCCAAGGGCAAGCGCCAGCCCAAGCGACCCCACTACATTTTTCTGACGGATCACCGGCCCTTCGCCTTTGCCGGCCTCTGGGAGCACTGGAGCGACCCCATTGGCGGCGGCGAATTGCAAACTTGTACCATCTTAACCACCGAGCCCAATTCTCTAATGGAGCCGATTCACAACCGCATGCCGGTCATTTTATACCCGGAAGACTACGCGGCCTGGGTAGACCCCGACTATTCCCAACCCCACAATCTTCAGGCCATGCTGCGGCCCCACGATGCTGACACCATGGCTCGTCACCCGGTTTCGACAGTGGTCAACAGCCCCCAGCACGACTCACCCGCCTGCATCGAACCGCTCTCTGCCCCCGCCAGCAGCGCCTTTCAGGGCGAGCTATCGGTCTGA
- a CDS encoding SDR family NAD(P)-dependent oxidoreductase produces MRNQLEQPLRGTVALVTGATRGLGKGIAIGLGEAGATVYLTGRTTAATAEGVGSLEETAAAVTEAGGVALPVPVDHGDDAQVQALFERIDSEQAGRLDLLVNNAYAGVSALKAAYGKPFWESEPDFWDACNSVGLRSHYVASVYGARLMVPRRRGLICTLSSWGGLSYIFGVPYGVGKAACDRMAADMAVELKKHRVTSLSIWPGIVGTELMTQFAAEMGLGGTAGGSAADSIQAQYNWETPLLTGRAIAALAADPEVLRRSGQVQIVAELAREYGVVDADGQRPASLRSLRFVLPAAVPGLQPYADWVPDLELPWPFLLLGPLGSPKA; encoded by the coding sequence TTGAGAAACCAGCTAGAGCAACCACTAAGGGGCACCGTGGCCCTGGTCACCGGAGCAACTCGGGGCCTGGGAAAAGGAATAGCCATTGGCCTGGGGGAAGCCGGGGCCACCGTTTACCTGACGGGGCGCACCACAGCGGCCACGGCGGAGGGGGTGGGGTCGCTGGAGGAAACTGCGGCGGCGGTCACCGAGGCGGGGGGAGTGGCCCTGCCGGTGCCGGTTGACCACGGCGACGACGCCCAGGTGCAGGCCCTATTTGAGCGCATTGACAGCGAGCAGGCCGGGCGGCTGGATCTGCTGGTCAACAACGCCTACGCCGGGGTATCAGCCCTCAAAGCGGCCTACGGTAAACCCTTTTGGGAGTCAGAGCCCGACTTTTGGGACGCCTGCAACAGCGTGGGGCTGCGCAGCCACTACGTCGCCAGTGTCTACGGCGCACGCCTGATGGTGCCCCGGCGGCGGGGGCTAATCTGCACGCTGTCGTCCTGGGGCGGGCTGTCGTACATTTTTGGAGTGCCCTATGGCGTGGGCAAGGCCGCCTGCGATCGCATGGCCGCCGACATGGCCGTGGAGCTGAAAAAACACCGGGTCACCTCGCTGTCGATCTGGCCGGGCATTGTCGGTACCGAACTGATGACTCAGTTTGCCGCCGAGATGGGCCTGGGCGGCACCGCCGGAGGCAGCGCCGCCGACTCCATCCAGGCCCAGTACAACTGGGAGACGCCCCTGCTGACCGGCCGCGCGATCGCTGCCCTGGCGGCCGATCCTGAGGTTTTGCGCCGCAGCGGGCAGGTGCAGATTGTGGCCGAACTGGCCCGCGAGTACGGGGTGGTAGACGCCGACGGGCAGCGGCCCGCATCGCTGCGATCGCTGCGGTTTGTGCTGCCTGCGGCGGTGCCGGGGCTGCAACCCTACGCCGACTGGGTACCCGATCTGGAGCTGCCCTGGCCGTTTTTGCTGCTGGGCCCCCTGGGCTCCCCCAAGGCTTGA
- a CDS encoding M20 family metallopeptidase: protein MLSQIRSIVEAISPRLIEIRRHLHSHPELSGQEYKTAAYVAGVLSSCGLRVQELVGKTGVVAELPGGRDDRILAIRADMDGLPIAERVELPFASNQTGIMHACGHDVHTTVGLGTAMVLAQLSLPLPGTTRFLFQPAEETAQGARWMIEDGVMTGVSAVLGLHAYPSVPARAIGIRYGALTAAADDLEIVIVGESGHGARPHEAIDAIWIASQVVATLQQAISRTQNPLHPIVLTIGQIQGGRAPNVIADTVKLLGTVRSLHPDTRNHLPQWIESVVAGVCQPYGAKYEIHYRRGVPSVLNDPTLTELTARCASEALGNEYLHIIHEPSLGAEDFSLYLEHAPGTMFRLGVGFTDRPVNYPLHHPKFEVDESAIAAGVLTMAYASYRYWQLPKP, encoded by the coding sequence ATGCTGAGTCAGATCCGATCGATTGTTGAGGCGATATCCCCCCGGTTAATCGAAATTCGCCGTCACCTGCACAGCCACCCTGAACTCAGCGGCCAGGAGTACAAAACGGCGGCCTACGTAGCTGGGGTGCTGTCGTCTTGCGGCCTGCGGGTGCAGGAGCTGGTGGGCAAAACCGGGGTAGTGGCTGAGCTACCTGGGGGGCGCGACGACAGGATTTTGGCCATTCGAGCCGATATGGACGGACTGCCCATTGCCGAGCGGGTAGAGTTGCCCTTTGCCTCTAATCAGACGGGCATTATGCATGCCTGTGGCCACGACGTACACACCACCGTGGGGCTGGGTACGGCTATGGTGCTGGCCCAGCTGAGCCTGCCCCTGCCGGGCACCACGCGGTTTTTGTTTCAGCCAGCGGAGGAAACCGCCCAGGGGGCCCGCTGGATGATTGAAGACGGCGTGATGACCGGGGTATCAGCGGTGCTGGGGCTGCACGCCTACCCCTCGGTGCCTGCCCGCGCTATTGGCATTCGCTACGGGGCCCTGACCGCCGCCGCCGATGACTTAGAAATTGTGATCGTGGGGGAGTCCGGTCATGGAGCCCGGCCCCACGAGGCGATCGATGCGATCTGGATTGCCTCCCAGGTGGTTGCGACCCTACAGCAGGCTATCAGCCGCACCCAAAACCCGCTGCACCCAATTGTGCTCACCATTGGGCAAATTCAGGGCGGGCGCGCCCCCAACGTGATTGCCGATACGGTAAAGCTGCTGGGCACCGTGCGATCGCTCCATCCCGACACCCGCAACCACCTGCCCCAGTGGATCGAGTCGGTTGTGGCGGGGGTCTGCCAGCCCTATGGGGCCAAGTATGAAATCCACTACCGTCGGGGGGTGCCCTCGGTGCTCAACGACCCCACCCTGACCGAACTCACTGCCCGCTGCGCCAGCGAAGCTCTGGGCAATGAGTACCTGCACATCATTCATGAACCTTCCCTGGGGGCCGAGGACTTCTCGCTGTATCTGGAGCACGCGCCGGGCACCATGTTTCGCCTGGGGGTGGGCTTTACCGATCGCCCCGTCAACTACCCGCTGCACCACCCTAAGTTTGAGGTGGATGAGTCGGCGATCGCCGCCGGAGTGCTGACCATGGCCTACGCCAGCTACCGCTACTGGCAGCTGCCCAAACCCTGA
- a CDS encoding FecR family protein, which produces MALVLVGLPAQASVTLTRADVEALRNRVEFIPRGRQPRSARMSDFLAVGDALRTAAASQADLRFNDGSLARVGERATFRFVPNTRNFRLNNGTVLLLIPPGRGRTTIQTPSAVTGIQGSAVVVRYVPENDLTVVMALTNNPSGPMTITASGCADTAVCAATEYSLYGGQMALIQNNQVQVVEFDLPMFYQTSPLVEGLELDNPDAESPLGPVLEQVREETLEALQDQTPFTDAVILDPSLIGLDSSANVAAEPWLLSPASSGVSPVSTLRGVLTPGEGLGTTAPINPVGSQPVQPPVSGGSNPAPATPNPGNPANPNPGNPANPNPGGPANPNPGGPANPNPGGPANPNPGGPANPNPGGPANPNPGGPANPNPGGPANPNPGGPANPNPGGPANPNPGGPANPNPGGPANPNPGGPANPNPGGPANPNPGGPANPNPGGPANPNPGGPANPNPGGPANPNPGGPANPGGPGNTNPPSSGDVPGNPPASPPPIEPPPFIPPDK; this is translated from the coding sequence GTGGCGCTGGTTCTGGTCGGGTTGCCCGCCCAGGCGAGTGTGACCCTAACTCGGGCCGATGTGGAGGCACTGCGCAACCGCGTTGAGTTTATTCCCCGCGGTCGCCAGCCCAGGTCGGCCAGAATGTCAGATTTTCTGGCTGTTGGCGATGCCCTGCGGACCGCCGCCGCCTCCCAGGCCGACCTGCGCTTCAACGATGGGTCCCTGGCCCGAGTGGGTGAGCGAGCCACCTTTCGCTTTGTCCCCAACACCCGCAACTTCCGGCTCAACAACGGCACCGTGCTGCTGTTGATTCCCCCTGGGCGCGGCCGCACCACTATCCAGACCCCCAGCGCCGTTACCGGCATTCAGGGCTCGGCAGTGGTCGTGCGCTACGTTCCAGAAAACGACCTGACCGTTGTCATGGCCCTCACCAACAACCCTAGCGGGCCCATGACCATTACTGCCAGTGGCTGCGCCGACACCGCAGTCTGTGCCGCTACCGAATACTCCCTCTACGGCGGGCAGATGGCCCTGATTCAGAACAATCAGGTGCAGGTGGTCGAGTTCGACCTGCCCATGTTCTACCAGACCAGTCCCCTGGTGGAAGGGCTGGAGTTGGATAACCCCGACGCCGAATCTCCCCTGGGTCCAGTCCTGGAACAGGTGCGGGAAGAAACCCTGGAAGCGCTGCAAGACCAGACCCCCTTCACTGATGCCGTCATCCTGGATCCCTCCCTCATTGGCCTAGACAGCAGTGCCAACGTTGCGGCGGAGCCCTGGCTCCTCTCCCCAGCCAGCTCTGGCGTTTCCCCTGTCTCTACTTTGAGGGGAGTGCTCACTCCCGGCGAGGGTCTGGGTACCACCGCCCCCATCAATCCAGTCGGATCGCAGCCGGTTCAGCCCCCGGTGTCGGGTGGTAGTAACCCTGCGCCAGCCACTCCGAACCCTGGGAATCCAGCTAATCCGAACCCTGGAAATCCAGCTAATCCGAACCCTGGTGGCCCGGCCAACCCGAATCCTGGTGGCCCAGCCAACCCGAATCCTGGTGGTCCGGCTAACCCGAATCCTGGTGGTCCAGCTAATCCAAACCCTGGTGGCCCGGCTAACCCGAATCCTGGTGGTCCAGCCAACCCGAATCCTGGTGGCCCGGCTAACCCGAATCCTGGTGGCCCAGCCAACCCGAATCCTGGTGGCCCGGCTAACCCGAATCCTGGTGGCCCAGCCAACCCGAATCCTGGTGGCCCGGCTAACCCGAATCCTGGTGGTCCAGCTAATCCAAACCCTGGTGGCCCGGCTAACCCGAATCCTGGTGGCCCAGCCAACCCGAATCCTGGTGGTCCAGCCAACCCGAATCCTGGTGGTCCAGCTAATCCAAACCCTGGTGGCCCAGCTAATCCAAACCCTGGTGGCCCAGCCAACCCTGGCGGTCCTGGTAATACCAACCCGCCGTCTAGTGGTGATGTACCGGGTAACCCTCCCGCCTCGCCTCCTCCGATTGAGCCCCCACCGTTTATTCCGCCCGACAAGTAG